A window of Candidatus Cetobacterium colombiensis contains these coding sequences:
- a CDS encoding methionine ABC transporter permease, with the protein MVFNMLVQATIETIYMVLLSVVVSLIIGFPCGILAAITSEGHIFENKSINRVLNGIINVTRSFPYIILMILLLPLSRFIIGTTIGSTAAIVPLSISAAPFVARIVENCVLEVDRGVIEASESLGANNFTIITKVIIPESLASLVQGITLLIINLIGLSAMAGAIGGGGLGDLAIRFGYNRFKLDIMIYSVLVIIVLVQGVQLIGNLISNRLKKNGR; encoded by the coding sequence ATGGTATTTAATATGTTAGTACAAGCTACAATAGAGACAATTTATATGGTATTATTATCAGTTGTAGTTTCTCTAATAATTGGTTTTCCTTGTGGTATTTTAGCTGCTATAACATCGGAAGGGCATATATTTGAAAACAAAAGTATAAATAGGGTACTAAACGGTATAATAAATGTAACTAGATCATTTCCTTATATAATCTTAATGATTTTATTACTTCCTTTATCAAGATTTATAATAGGAACTACAATAGGAAGTACAGCAGCAATTGTACCACTATCTATATCAGCAGCTCCTTTTGTAGCAAGAATAGTTGAAAATTGTGTTTTAGAAGTTGATAGAGGAGTTATAGAAGCTAGTGAAAGTTTAGGGGCAAATAATTTTACAATAATAACAAAGGTCATCATTCCAGAGTCTTTAGCATCTTTAGTTCAAGGAATAACACTTTTAATAATAAATTTAATTGGTTTATCAGCAATGGCAGGAGCCATTGGCGGCGGTGGCTTAGGAGATTTAGCTATAAGATTTGGTTATAATAGGTTTAAATTAGATATTATGATTTATTCAGTTTTAGTTATAATAGTATTAGTTCAAGGGGTTCAGCTAATAGGAAATTTAATATCAAATAGATTGAAAAAAAATGGGAGGTAG
- a CDS encoding MetQ/NlpA family ABC transporter substrate-binding protein yields the protein MKKLVLCLSLVSSIVSFGAKLKVGASPVPHAQLLQLVKDDLKNQDVDLEIVELTDYVTPNLLLDSKELDANFFQHKPYLDTFSKEKNLKLVGAGNIHVEPLGVYSKKIDKIENLKKGAVVAIPNDPTNGGRALILLHNNGIIKLKNPQDLLATEFDIVENKNNLKFKSLDAAQIPRALQDVDLAVVNGNYAIEAGLNPLTQAIIIEGKESPYANLIAVREGDENREDIKKLVKALQSEKVKVFIENTYKGGVVPAF from the coding sequence ATGAAAAAATTAGTTTTATGTTTAAGTTTAGTGAGTTCTATAGTAAGTTTTGGAGCAAAATTAAAGGTTGGAGCATCGCCAGTTCCACATGCACAGCTTTTGCAACTAGTAAAGGATGATTTAAAAAATCAAGATGTAGATTTAGAGATAGTAGAATTAACAGATTATGTGACTCCAAATTTACTTTTAGATTCTAAAGAGTTAGATGCTAACTTTTTTCAACACAAGCCATATTTAGACACATTTTCTAAAGAGAAAAATTTAAAATTAGTTGGAGCTGGAAATATTCATGTTGAGCCATTAGGAGTTTACTCAAAGAAAATAGATAAGATAGAAAACTTAAAAAAAGGAGCGGTTGTAGCTATTCCTAATGACCCAACAAATGGTGGAAGAGCGTTAATTCTTTTACATAACAATGGCATAATAAAATTAAAAAACCCTCAAGATTTATTAGCAACAGAGTTTGATATTGTGGAAAATAAAAATAATTTAAAATTTAAATCACTAGATGCAGCCCAAATTCCAAGAGCATTACAAGATGTAGATTTAGCAGTGGTAAATGGAAACTATGCAATAGAAGCTGGGTTAAATCCTTTAACTCAAGCTATAATAATAGAAGGAAAAGAGTCGCCTTATGCTAATTTAATAGCAGTAAGAGAAGGAGATGAAAATAGAGAAGATATTAAAAAATTAGTTAAAGCATTACAAAGCGAAAAGGTAAAAGTGTTTATAGAAAATACATATAAAGGTGGAGTAGTTCCAGCATTTTAA
- a CDS encoding DUF134 domain-containing protein produces the protein MARPTKVRSVEFIPNETKFIPKGSKNCNIHFNNIKIEELEAIRLKDLENLSQEECAEKMEVSRQTFQNILNSARTKITEALIMGYGIQLKGGDFKTPHCQFICNSCDKTFIPTLKKDLDFCPNCNSSDIVCTKKKVKCKKVCKLDIK, from the coding sequence ATGGCTAGGCCTACAAAAGTTAGAAGTGTAGAGTTTATTCCAAATGAAACAAAATTTATTCCTAAAGGAAGTAAAAATTGTAATATTCATTTTAATAATATAAAAATTGAAGAACTTGAAGCAATTAGATTAAAAGATTTAGAAAATTTGTCACAAGAAGAATGTGCTGAAAAAATGGAAGTATCTAGACAGACTTTTCAAAATATATTAAATTCTGCTAGAACTAAAATAACAGAAGCTCTTATAATGGGATATGGAATTCAATTAAAGGGTGGAGATTTTAAAACTCCACATTGTCAATTTATATGCAATTCTTGTGATAAAACATTCATTCCTACTTTAAAAAAAGATTTAGATTTTTGTCCAAACTGTAATTCATCAGATATTGTTTGTACAAAGAAAAAAGTTAAGTGCAAAAAAGTTTGTAAATTAGATATAAAGTAA
- a CDS encoding NifB/NifX family molybdenum-iron cluster-binding protein → MKIAVVCENNKISQHFGRAEGFYVYDSSKKEYHESNGHGTIPNQLKELGVEFVACGGIGEGALNNLKSLDIKVFSGLEGFCDDIADGFFKQILVTGNAGCNSHDHHHGHGHSCNCKCGK, encoded by the coding sequence ATGAAAATAGCAGTTGTTTGTGAAAATAATAAAATTAGTCAACATTTTGGTAGAGCAGAAGGATTTTATGTTTATGATAGCTCAAAAAAAGAGTATCATGAAAGTAATGGTCACGGGACTATTCCAAATCAATTAAAAGAGCTTGGTGTTGAATTTGTTGCTTGTGGTGGAATTGGTGAAGGTGCTTTAAATAATTTAAAATCTCTTGATATAAAAGTTTTTTCTGGACTAGAAGGTTTTTGTGATGATATTGCCGACGGATTTTTTAAACAGATATTAGTTACTGGTAATGCCGGTTGTAACAGTCATGATCATCATCATGGCCATGGTCATTCTTGTAATTGTAAGTGCGGTAAATAA